From a region of the Campylobacter showae genome:
- a CDS encoding ABC transporter ATP-binding protein: protein MILQVKKGTFSYGKRKILKDISFDLKEEEIMSILGPNGVGKTTFLRCLMGFLKWDTGKALLFGKDINEYAEKELWENLSYVPQVKKSVFSYGVLEMVVMGLDKENSFFHIPTKEDYDKAYETLKELGVEKLSNRYCDELSGGELQMVMIARALVSNPKLLILDEPESNLDMKNQIRIIEAIKHINVNKKSACIINTHFPSHALQISDKTLFIGSDYKTTFDESSKAITEDNLQKYFQIKAKILVFQAEEVEYKTVAPYKTI, encoded by the coding sequence ATGATACTCCAAGTTAAAAAAGGTACTTTTTCATATGGCAAGAGAAAAATTTTAAAAGATATTTCATTTGATTTAAAAGAAGAAGAAATAATGTCCATTCTTGGACCCAATGGGGTGGGTAAAACTACTTTCTTAAGGTGTCTTATGGGGTTTTTAAAATGGGACACGGGAAAAGCCTTATTGTTCGGCAAAGATATAAATGAATATGCAGAAAAAGAATTATGGGAAAACTTAAGTTATGTTCCTCAAGTTAAGAAAAGTGTGTTTAGTTATGGGGTTTTAGAAATGGTTGTGATGGGTTTAGACAAGGAAAACAGTTTTTTCCATATCCCTACGAAGGAAGATTATGATAAAGCTTATGAAACTTTAAAAGAATTAGGAGTTGAAAAGCTATCAAATAGATACTGTGATGAGCTATCCGGAGGAGAGCTTCAAATGGTTATGATTGCGAGAGCTCTTGTTTCTAATCCAAAACTTCTTATTTTAGATGAACCGGAGTCAAACCTGGATATGAAGAATCAAATTAGAATCATAGAGGCAATTAAACATATAAATGTAAATAAAAAATCTGCTTGCATAATAAACACTCATTTTCCTAGTCATGCATTGCAGATATCTGACAAAACTTTGTTTATCGGTAGTGACTACAAAACAACCTTTGATGAAAGTTCGAAAGCCATTACTGAAGATAACTTACAAAAGTATTTTCAGATCAAAGCTAAAATTTTAGTTTTTCAAGCAGAAGAAGTTGAATACAAAACAGTTGCACCTTATAAAACCATATAG
- a CDS encoding aldo/keto reductase, with protein sequence MEYRKLGSTGIQISRISMGSHHLKNPQDIDKHAENFFYAYKQGINFFETGDTYGNNCSELILGTAIKEMKKHKKPFYIMSKTHAGDSKTFRKNLENSLKNLGISCIDSFTCLWGVKSFEEWRGAKNYGAIREMEKAREEGLIKHITFSSHLQNKELIEMIGEYKFDYSLQGFNIINSKYRLKGIMKTHEKDIGTIAMNPLATGDLLLYEDIFNAIRIKEDQTLVQAAYAYILSFPFIDSVLGTFNSKDEINEAIKTLYQEPYSAKERSEQEGKLKERINQVDLERKIEVGKALRQRPHILREEVADLFGVYPLSV encoded by the coding sequence ATGGAATATAGAAAATTAGGATCTACAGGCATACAAATTTCAAGAATATCTATGGGAAGTCATCACTTAAAGAATCCCCAAGATATAGATAAACATGCAGAAAATTTCTTCTATGCATATAAACAAGGAATAAATTTCTTTGAAACCGGCGATACTTATGGAAACAATTGTTCAGAACTTATATTAGGTACAGCCATAAAAGAAATGAAGAAGCATAAAAAACCATTTTATATTATGTCAAAGACACATGCCGGAGATTCTAAAACATTTCGAAAAAATCTTGAAAATTCTTTGAAGAATTTAGGAATAAGTTGTATTGACTCCTTTACTTGTCTTTGGGGTGTAAAATCTTTTGAAGAATGGAGAGGAGCTAAAAACTATGGAGCTATAAGAGAGATGGAAAAAGCAAGAGAAGAAGGACTTATTAAGCATATTACTTTTTCTTCACACTTACAAAATAAAGAACTAATTGAGATGATTGGGGAGTATAAATTTGATTATAGTTTACAGGGCTTTAATATAATTAATTCCAAATACAGATTAAAAGGAATAATGAAGACTCATGAAAAAGATATAGGGACAATAGCTATGAATCCGCTGGCAACAGGAGACTTGTTGCTTTATGAAGATATATTTAACGCTATTCGTATAAAAGAAGACCAAACTTTGGTTCAAGCGGCATATGCATATATTCTGTCCTTTCCTTTTATAGATTCTGTACTGGGAACCTTTAATTCAAAAGATGAAATTAATGAAGCTATTAAAACCCTATATCAAGAACCTTACTCTGCTAAAGAAAGGAGTGAACAAGAAGGAAAATTAAAAGAAAGAATTAATCAAGTTGATTTAGAAAGAAAGATAGAAGTTGGCAAAGCTCTTAGACAAAGACCTCATATATTAAGAGAAGAAGTTGCAGATTTGTTTGGAGTTTATCCACTAAGTGTATAA
- a CDS encoding ABC transporter substrate-binding protein, giving the protein MKRRISLLLFLVLALILNACGGSEKEASQVQEVKEVKESEYSVTDVRGKTIKFEKTPERIATVDKPLPSIIYAIDGKTDKIVGCNPSSIKAFEESVLKNMYPQLANANTKWCSKDSVVNVEELLKLKPDVVFIYSNIEKEIEKMEAAGLKVVALKRAEFDSIKENIKMISEVLQKKERGDLLVEYMDKGINEVTLKLAEIKDEDKPKVIEFYSDMKIAVKTYDHWMKPSGAYNPAHELKGKLAEVDMEQMIVWNPDIIYLGNHSDLMPEDFIENKQEGRDWSTIKAVANKQVYKIPIGVYRWDPPGVETPLTVKWAAKIQYPKLFSDMDMEVELKNFFEYVYDYKLSDDEVATILRK; this is encoded by the coding sequence ATGAAAAGAAGGATTAGTTTATTATTATTTTTAGTACTAGCATTAATTTTAAATGCTTGTGGCGGCAGCGAAAAAGAAGCTAGTCAAGTGCAAGAAGTTAAAGAGGTAAAAGAAAGCGAATACTCGGTTACTGATGTTAGAGGAAAAACGATTAAATTTGAAAAAACACCGGAAAGAATTGCAACGGTGGACAAGCCTCTTCCGTCTATAATATATGCAATTGATGGAAAGACAGATAAAATTGTAGGATGCAACCCATCTTCTATTAAAGCTTTTGAAGAAAGTGTTTTAAAAAACATGTATCCACAACTAGCTAATGCGAATACTAAATGGTGTTCAAAAGACTCAGTTGTTAACGTGGAAGAGTTATTGAAGCTAAAACCGGATGTAGTGTTTATTTATTCGAATATTGAGAAAGAAATTGAAAAAATGGAAGCTGCAGGACTTAAGGTAGTAGCTTTAAAGAGGGCAGAATTTGACAGTATAAAAGAAAATATAAAAATGATATCTGAAGTACTTCAAAAGAAAGAACGTGGCGACTTATTAGTTGAATATATGGACAAAGGAATTAATGAAGTAACATTAAAGTTAGCTGAAATAAAAGATGAAGATAAACCAAAAGTTATAGAGTTTTATAGTGACATGAAAATAGCTGTAAAAACATACGACCATTGGATGAAACCAAGTGGAGCCTATAATCCGGCCCACGAGCTTAAGGGTAAATTGGCTGAAGTGGACATGGAGCAGATGATTGTATGGAACCCTGATATCATTTATTTAGGAAATCATTCAGACTTAATGCCGGAAGACTTTATTGAAAATAAGCAGGAAGGTAGAGACTGGTCAACAATTAAAGCTGTAGCTAACAAACAAGTATACAAAATTCCTATAGGTGTTTATAGGTGGGATCCTCCTGGGGTTGAAACTCCGCTTACAGTTAAATGGGCTGCAAAAATACAGTATCCAAAATTGTTTTCAGATATGGACATGGAAGTAGAGTTAAAGAATTTCTTTGAATATGTATATGATTACAAATTATCAGATGATGAAGTTGCTACAATATTGAGGAAGTAG
- a CDS encoding GNAT family N-acetyltransferase: MSNIQEKYIREINTSDSFFDSLRQDYKGFDTWIAKKADAGEKAYILFDDTKIVAFLYLKIESPIDNTDISPALDTNVTWLKIGTLKIDAHGTKLGERIIKKIFDFAVANNIYNIYVTSFEKQAPLIKLLKRYGFVQHGKKINELVLIKNIPTQVQALKNDILLDYPAINATSDKYLLSIYPKYHTGMFSDSMLNTESYDILKDMSESNSIHKVYITEMKGVEQLKRGDCLLIYRTKDKNAQSANYSSVVTSLCVVEEYKDLSSFSDLYDFIKYCKPHNIFTDDELENIFIKKSYTKIIKMAYNISFKRRVILKKIREIIGYEEAYWGFVKLTDEAFFAILKEGLVNDSIIIH, from the coding sequence ATGTCAAATATCCAAGAGAAATATATACGTGAAATTAACACATCTGATTCCTTTTTCGACTCTTTAAGGCAAGACTATAAAGGTTTTGATACATGGATAGCGAAAAAAGCGGACGCTGGCGAAAAAGCATATATACTCTTTGATGATACCAAGATAGTGGCTTTTTTGTATCTAAAAATAGAAAGCCCAATAGATAATACGGATATAAGTCCGGCACTTGACACAAATGTGACATGGCTAAAGATAGGAACTCTTAAAATAGATGCGCATGGGACAAAGCTTGGAGAGCGTATTATAAAGAAGATTTTTGATTTTGCCGTAGCAAACAATATTTATAATATCTATGTAACGTCTTTTGAAAAACAAGCACCTTTAATAAAATTATTAAAAAGATATGGGTTTGTCCAGCACGGCAAAAAAATCAATGAGCTAGTATTAATAAAAAATATACCGACTCAAGTGCAGGCACTAAAAAATGATATACTGCTGGACTATCCGGCTATTAATGCGACAAGCGACAAATATCTTTTAAGTATATACCCAAAATATCATACTGGTATGTTCTCGGACTCTATGCTAAACACAGAAAGCTATGACATACTAAAAGACATGTCTGAATCAAATAGTATTCATAAGGTGTATATAACGGAAATGAAAGGTGTCGAGCAACTCAAGAGAGGCGACTGCTTGCTCATTTATAGAACAAAAGATAAAAATGCCCAAAGCGCGAACTACTCATCCGTCGTAACCTCCTTGTGTGTTGTAGAAGAATATAAAGATTTATCCAGTTTTAGTGACTTGTATGATTTCATCAAGTACTGCAAGCCTCATAATATATTTACTGATGATGAATTAGAGAATATATTTATCAAAAAAAGTTACACAAAAATAATAAAAATGGCATACAATATATCATTTAAAAGACGTGTTATTTTAAAGAAGATTAGAGAAATTATAGGTTACGAAGAAGCCTACTGGGGTTTTGTGAAGCTTACAGATGAGGCTTTTTTTGCAATTTTAAAAGAAGGTTTAGTAAATGACAGCATTATTATCCATTAA
- a CDS encoding GNAT family N-acetyltransferase, producing MLPFDNTIDLTLHHTQLIKAEIQNKYTLYNYIKDAKKYYPSFDIWYFTNVLPSLKDGTKKIITSCDDNNLRGLAILKYNEKKLCHLSVMPPYKNKGYGIKLFKQSFIELETEKPFLTVSEEKLIEFKKVFDYFEFELTDIIDGYYRKGKKEYFYNQI from the coding sequence ATGTTACCTTTTGACAATACAATCGACCTAACACTGCATCATACCCAGCTGATAAAGGCAGAGATACAGAATAAATATACATTATATAACTATATCAAAGATGCAAAAAAATACTATCCAAGTTTTGATATTTGGTATTTTACAAATGTACTGCCGTCATTAAAAGACGGGACAAAAAAAATTATAACTTCCTGTGATGATAATAATCTCAGGGGTCTTGCTATACTAAAATATAACGAAAAAAAATTATGCCACTTATCTGTTATGCCCCCTTATAAAAATAAAGGCTACGGCATAAAACTTTTTAAGCAAAGCTTTATAGAATTAGAAACAGAAAAGCCTTTCCTGACAGTGTCCGAAGAAAAATTAATAGAATTTAAAAAAGTATTTGATTACTTTGAATTTGAACTTACAGACATTATAGATGGGTATTACCGAAAAGGCAAAAAAGAGTATTTTTATAATCAAATATAA
- the larE gene encoding ATP-dependent sacrificial sulfur transferase LarE, with amino-acid sequence MTKLEILKNDIKKLENLAVAFSGGVDSSLLLRVAADTLGRRAVAITLKSPYMSGREIKEAMEFTRTYGIRHEILELEAPEAVKNNPQDRCYVCKKAVFTRLIELAKHLGFTNVADGTNLDDLGEYRPGLKAKDELGVLSPLKGLKKSEIRELSRELGLPTADKPSYACLLTRLPHDREFSAEEISLVERAENLLISHGFLNIRARFDGKAFKLQMGASETRRFCAGDFSAVVREIAALGEYDILLDLKGLRGEILNDER; translated from the coding sequence ATGACGAAACTAGAAATTCTAAAAAATGATATAAAAAAGCTGGAAAATTTAGCCGTAGCGTTTAGCGGCGGCGTGGATAGCTCGCTACTGTTGCGCGTTGCTGCCGATACGCTAGGCCGGCGCGCGGTAGCTATCACGCTAAAATCGCCCTATATGTCGGGGCGCGAGATAAAAGAGGCGATGGAATTTACCCGTACTTACGGCATCAGGCATGAAATTTTAGAGCTAGAAGCACCCGAAGCGGTAAAAAATAATCCGCAAGATCGCTGCTACGTCTGTAAAAAGGCGGTTTTTACGCGGCTAATCGAGCTGGCAAAGCATCTAGGCTTTACAAACGTCGCCGACGGTACGAACTTAGACGACCTTGGCGAATACCGCCCGGGGCTTAAAGCAAAAGACGAGCTTGGCGTGCTTTCGCCGCTTAAAGGCCTCAAAAAATCAGAGATTAGAGAGCTTAGCCGCGAGCTTGGACTGCCGACCGCGGATAAGCCCAGCTACGCGTGCCTTCTGACGCGTTTACCGCACGATAGGGAGTTTTCCGCGGAGGAAATTTCGCTCGTGGAGCGAGCCGAAAATCTGCTAATCTCGCACGGATTTTTAAACATTCGCGCGCGATTTGACGGCAAAGCCTTTAAGCTGCAAATGGGTGCGAGCGAGACTAGGCGCTTTTGCGCGGGAGATTTTAGCGCCGTCGTACGCGAGATCGCCGCGCTTGGCGAGTATGATATTTTGCTTGATTTAAAGGGGCTTCGCGGGGAGATTTTAAATGACGAAAGATGA
- a CDS encoding DUF2809 domain-containing protein codes for MQEINLSLQKEALVKRQSVRTRLAFLVMTVLILAAEIYIAICVKGGFVRHYAGDVLAVILLYALARAAFSAPPSNLPFKIFAFAAALEIAQYFGAVQILGIENKILKVMIGGTFDFADLLCYAVGCVLAGAYEKFESKNKQRRSNG; via the coding sequence TTGCAAGAGATAAATTTAAGCTTACAAAAGGAAGCTCTAGTAAAAAGGCAAAGCGTGCGAACGAGGCTAGCGTTTTTGGTCATGACAGTCCTGATTTTAGCGGCTGAAATTTACATAGCGATCTGCGTAAAGGGCGGTTTCGTGCGCCACTATGCGGGCGACGTTTTGGCGGTTATCTTGCTTTACGCTTTGGCTCGAGCTGCATTTAGCGCGCCGCCTTCAAATTTACCGTTTAAAATTTTCGCGTTTGCCGCGGCTTTGGAGATAGCGCAGTATTTTGGCGCAGTGCAAATTTTAGGTATAGAAAATAAAATTTTAAAAGTAATGATCGGCGGGACGTTTGATTTCGCCGATCTGCTCTGCTACGCGGTTGGCTGCGTCCTAGCGGGCGCTTATGAAAAATTTGAAAGTAAAAACAAGCAAAGGAGAAGCAATGGATAA
- the larB gene encoding nickel pincer cofactor biosynthesis protein LarB: MTKDEALNFIRTVKSGEKSEREAIEFLRDFPFSDVGCAKIDTQRALRNGAGEVIYGEGKTDDEILRIAEAIGAREQNILITRTNERVFERVREILPQAEFNARGRIISVKFSKPALTQSYIAIVSAGTADGAVVEEAYETARFLGNDARKFSDAGVAGLHRLIANLEQIRGAKVVIAVAGMEGALASVLAGLVSVPVIAVPTSVGYGASFGGLAALLAMLNSCANGVSVVNIDNGFGAAYNASLINHL; the protein is encoded by the coding sequence ATGACGAAAGATGAGGCTTTAAATTTCATCCGTACCGTAAAATCGGGCGAAAAAAGCGAACGCGAAGCGATAGAGTTTTTACGGGATTTTCCTTTTAGCGACGTGGGCTGCGCCAAAATCGACACTCAGCGCGCCCTGCGAAACGGCGCGGGCGAGGTGATCTACGGCGAGGGCAAAACGGATGATGAAATTTTACGCATCGCAGAAGCGATCGGCGCGAGAGAGCAAAATATCCTAATCACGCGCACGAACGAGCGGGTTTTTGAGCGGGTGCGCGAAATCTTGCCGCAGGCGGAGTTTAACGCTCGCGGCCGCATCATCAGCGTCAAATTTAGCAAGCCCGCGCTCACGCAAAGCTACATCGCGATAGTCTCCGCAGGCACCGCCGACGGCGCGGTAGTGGAGGAGGCGTACGAGACGGCGAGATTTCTAGGCAACGACGCGCGCAAATTTAGCGACGCGGGCGTGGCGGGGCTGCACAGGCTGATCGCAAATTTAGAGCAGATACGCGGCGCAAAGGTCGTGATCGCGGTCGCCGGCATGGAGGGTGCGCTAGCTAGCGTGCTAGCAGGCCTCGTGAGCGTGCCGGTGATCGCGGTGCCCACCAGCGTGGGATACGGCGCGAGTTTCGGCGGGCTAGCGGCGCTACTAGCGATGCTAAACAGCTGCGCAAACGGCGTTAGCGTCGTAAATATCGATAACGGCTTTGGCGCTGCGTATAATGCAAGTCTGATAAATCATTTGTAA
- a CDS encoding FecCD family ABC transporter permease has translation MGKGFFKNKKLCILVLSVLLLLLILTFICLGRYPVSPYEAFMIIYKTITGDVSGLGVHETSVVIDIRLPRILMAVLVGAGLSLAGAAYQTVFSNPLVSPDLLGVSSGAGFGAALSILLSLDMIVTQQVSLLLGLLAVYIVLNLSRVKKRTDLYVLVLSGVIVKSLFDASISFIKYIADPEDKLPTITMWLLGSLASVSYRDLVICSIIIIPCIFGFFLLRWKLNLLSLDSDEARSLGINVKKLRIVVILLSTLITATTVSVCGIIGWIGLIIPHLARMVIGNDNRYLIPTCCVMGAIYLLLIDTLARAATSNEIPISILTAFIGAPLFITILRKNLGERR, from the coding sequence ATGGGGAAAGGTTTCTTTAAGAATAAAAAATTATGCATATTGGTTCTCTCTGTATTGCTATTGCTTTTAATACTAACTTTTATTTGTTTAGGAAGATATCCGGTTAGCCCCTATGAAGCATTTATGATTATATACAAAACAATAACCGGAGATGTTAGCGGCTTAGGCGTACATGAAACTAGTGTAGTAATTGACATAAGACTACCTAGAATACTTATGGCAGTTTTAGTAGGTGCAGGGCTATCACTGGCAGGAGCAGCATATCAAACTGTTTTTTCAAACCCTTTAGTTAGCCCGGACTTACTAGGGGTGTCTTCAGGAGCAGGTTTTGGGGCGGCTTTATCTATATTATTATCCCTAGACATGATAGTGACTCAGCAAGTTTCTTTGCTTCTGGGGCTTTTAGCAGTTTATATAGTTTTAAACCTATCCAGAGTAAAAAAACGAACAGATTTGTATGTGTTAGTTTTATCCGGAGTAATTGTAAAGTCACTATTTGATGCTTCAATATCATTTATTAAATATATAGCAGATCCGGAAGATAAGCTTCCAACTATCACTATGTGGTTGCTGGGAAGTTTAGCAAGTGTATCCTATAGAGACCTTGTTATTTGTTCAATAATAATAATACCTTGTATTTTCGGCTTCTTTCTATTAAGGTGGAAATTGAATCTTTTATCTCTAGATTCTGATGAGGCTAGGTCTTTAGGAATTAATGTAAAAAAATTACGTATTGTGGTTATTTTACTCTCAACATTGATAACTGCAACTACAGTTTCTGTATGTGGAATTATAGGATGGATAGGTTTAATAATTCCCCATTTGGCCAGAATGGTTATCGGAAATGATAATAGGTACCTTATTCCAACTTGTTGTGTTATGGGAGCAATTTATTTATTACTGATAGATACCCTTGCAAGAGCAGCTACAAGCAATGAAATTCCCATTTCAATATTAACAGCATTTATAGGTGCGCCATTATTCATAACTATACTTAGAAAAAATTTGGGAGAAAGAAGATGA
- a CDS encoding ASCH domain-containing protein: MTALLSIKPEFAEAIFDGTKKFEFRKVKFKKNVNKIKVYATKPVGKIIGEFIVDNILEASPEELWDKTSMDAGIDKERYLKYFNGKSTGFAIKIKSANKYKEAICPYLQYPNFVAPQSFMYI, encoded by the coding sequence ATGACAGCATTATTATCCATTAAGCCGGAATTCGCTGAGGCTATTTTTGATGGTACGAAAAAATTTGAGTTTAGAAAGGTAAAATTTAAAAAAAACGTTAATAAGATTAAAGTATATGCCACAAAGCCAGTTGGAAAAATTATAGGAGAATTTATAGTTGATAATATTTTGGAGGCAAGCCCAGAAGAGCTATGGGATAAAACGAGTATGGACGCTGGCATAGATAAAGAAAGATATCTAAAATACTTTAATGGCAAGAGTACCGGTTTTGCCATTAAGATTAAATCCGCAAATAAATATAAAGAGGCAATTTGTCCTTATTTGCAATACCCAAATTTTGTGGCACCACAATCGTTTATGTATATTTAG
- the ttdA gene encoding L(+)-tartrate dehydratase subunit alpha — MDKQKAVQKMTEVMAKFVGYTGKVLPDDVTAKLLELSERETQPLAKEIYKTMFENQRLAKQLDRPSCQDTGVIQFFVRCGANFPLIGELEELLREAVLRATREAPLRHNSVETFDEYNTGKNVGKGTPSVFWEIVPQSSECEIHTYMAGGGCSLPGKATVLMPGMGYEGVVKFVMDIMTSYGINACPPLLVGVGVGTSIDVASLLSKKALMRPLGSRNPNDRAALTEKLLEEGINKIGLGPQGMSGASSVMGVHIENCARHPSVIAVAVNVGCWSHRKGHIVWDAGLNFDVKSHKEFAL; from the coding sequence ATGGATAAACAAAAAGCCGTGCAAAAGATGACCGAGGTCATGGCGAAATTCGTCGGCTATACGGGCAAGGTGTTGCCTGACGACGTGACGGCGAAGCTGCTGGAGCTTAGCGAACGCGAGACGCAGCCGCTAGCGAAGGAGATCTACAAAACGATGTTTGAAAACCAGCGCCTAGCTAAGCAGCTAGACCGTCCGTCCTGTCAGGATACGGGCGTGATCCAGTTTTTCGTGCGCTGCGGAGCGAACTTCCCGCTCATCGGCGAGCTTGAGGAGCTGCTGCGCGAAGCCGTACTGCGAGCGACGCGCGAGGCTCCGCTGCGCCACAACAGCGTCGAGACCTTTGACGAGTACAACACCGGCAAAAACGTCGGCAAGGGCACGCCGAGCGTATTTTGGGAGATCGTGCCGCAAAGCAGCGAGTGCGAGATACACACCTATATGGCGGGCGGCGGCTGTAGTCTGCCCGGCAAGGCGACCGTGCTGATGCCAGGCATGGGCTACGAGGGGGTCGTAAAATTCGTCATGGACATCATGACCAGCTATGGCATAAACGCCTGTCCGCCGCTGCTAGTGGGCGTAGGCGTGGGCACCTCGATCGACGTGGCATCCTTGCTATCTAAAAAAGCGCTGATGAGGCCTCTTGGCTCGCGCAATCCAAACGACCGCGCCGCGCTAACCGAAAAGCTGCTCGAAGAGGGCATAAATAAAATCGGCCTGGGCCCGCAAGGCATGAGCGGCGCAAGCTCCGTGATGGGCGTGCATATCGAAAACTGCGCTCGCCATCCTAGCGTCATCGCCGTCGCCGTAAACGTGGGCTGCTGGTCGCACCGCAAAGGCCACATTGTCTGGGACGCGGGGCTAAATTTTGACGTAAAATCGCACAAGGAGTTCGCGCTATGA
- a CDS encoding site-specific integrase: MLGRYINLDGLLSLNLFLKQSLKEDSLPSVISKEVDDICKKLSCADPQTKKFLGKRVLEATIDNINHISYKMCKNQKLLNDKQQAFVPLSKKHKSTNLDDGTKDEIAKGIKEANIDSYQDDIEALKKQNLVLPFTKKSLKHSVCELRDAINELARQKGALTQNDILRIFGCELSPDGDNELSDDLKFGYGNLNDPTFGGKVKLYKADKYEDKGIVLSDIEAKDLAIDDTSDASGMTFNEAINFFQKLFSNRAKSLRYKLDSSTKNESKANLVTLNSAFKNYISNTSISNNWSDSTFGLVRHVGRLMSMKFGDELDIKKIKRDDLLNFRNVLLQLPTKLSQNSLYKDKSLDEIIALAKDRPKISKSTIKKYIVRVSEFFKYCYDSDYIDKNPAIDLQINLNQDDVTNKNPYEDSDVNALLDIVNKIRSSGDTKSQRISKDELFFVTHIAAYSGMRLNEIIQLNTDDIVEKYNIVCFSLNTKIDVKTGKSKTLKTRNSVRIVPIHSKLSSIGLFEFIENKKKLAKQSGKAVRLFSCDNKDFSEYFRKKINTKVIKDDDKTRTFHSFRHTFINKLIQSGQRVEHIAALVGHEQQYKITMNTYGEPVTPKILKDLVEEVNFYQGGEG, encoded by the coding sequence ATGCTTGGCAGATATATAAATTTAGATGGACTACTATCACTAAATTTGTTTTTAAAACAGAGTTTAAAAGAAGATAGCTTGCCCAGTGTCATATCAAAAGAGGTTGATGATATCTGCAAAAAGCTATCTTGCGCCGATCCTCAAACCAAAAAGTTTCTTGGCAAAAGAGTGCTTGAGGCAACGATAGATAACATAAATCACATATCATATAAGATGTGCAAAAACCAAAAGCTACTAAATGATAAGCAACAAGCATTTGTGCCACTTAGCAAAAAGCATAAGAGCACAAATTTAGATGATGGCACCAAAGATGAGATAGCAAAGGGCATTAAAGAGGCTAACATAGATAGCTATCAAGACGACATAGAGGCTTTAAAAAAGCAGAATTTGGTGCTACCTTTTACTAAAAAGTCTTTAAAGCACTCTGTTTGTGAGCTAAGAGATGCTATAAATGAGCTAGCTAGGCAAAAGGGGGCACTCACACAAAACGATATCCTAAGAATATTTGGTTGTGAGCTATCGCCAGATGGAGATAACGAGCTAAGCGATGATCTAAAATTTGGATATGGAAATTTAAATGATCCTACCTTTGGTGGTAAGGTGAAGCTATATAAGGCAGATAAATATGAAGATAAAGGTATAGTTTTAAGTGATATTGAGGCTAAAGATCTTGCGATAGATGACACAAGTGATGCTAGTGGCATGACTTTCAATGAAGCTATAAATTTCTTTCAAAAGCTCTTCTCAAATAGAGCTAAAAGTCTTAGATACAAACTAGACTCTTCTACTAAAAATGAGAGTAAAGCTAACTTGGTCACGCTAAATAGCGCATTTAAAAACTATATATCAAACACAAGCATTTCAAATAACTGGAGTGATAGCACATTTGGCCTTGTTAGACATGTAGGGCGGTTAATGTCTATGAAATTTGGCGACGAGCTAGACATCAAAAAGATAAAAAGAGATGACTTACTAAATTTTAGAAATGTCTTACTACAACTACCAACCAAGCTCTCTCAAAATAGTCTCTATAAAGATAAAAGCTTAGATGAGATCATAGCTTTAGCAAAAGATAGACCAAAAATTTCTAAATCAACTATCAAGAAATATATTGTTAGAGTTAGTGAGTTTTTTAAATACTGCTACGATAGCGACTATATAGATAAGAATCCAGCTATAGATCTACAAATAAATTTAAACCAAGATGACGTTACAAATAAAAATCCTTACGAAGATAGTGACGTAAACGCACTTTTGGATATTGTGAACAAGATCAGATCAAGTGGTGATACTAAAAGTCAAAGAATTAGCAAAGATGAGCTATTTTTCGTTACCCATATAGCAGCTTATTCTGGCATGAGACTAAATGAGATAATCCAGTTAAACACAGATGACATAGTTGAAAAATATAACATAGTATGCTTTAGTTTAAATACAAAAATAGATGTAAAAACAGGCAAGAGCAAGACTTTAAAGACCAGAAACTCTGTAAGGATAGTTCCTATCCACTCTAAGTTAAGTAGCATTGGGCTATTTGAATTTATAGAGAATAAAAAGAAGCTAGCTAAGCAAAGTGGCAAAGCAGTTAGGCTATTTAGCTGTGACAATAAAGACTTTTCTGAGTATTTTAGAAAGAAGATCAATACTAAAGTTATAAAAGATGATGATAAGACAAGGACATTTCACTCATTTAGACACACTTTCATAAACAAGCTCATTCAAAGTGGTCAAAGGGTCGAGCATATAGCTGCTCTTGTAGGGCATGAACAACAATACAAAATCACTATGAATACTTATGGGGAGCCAGTAACTCCGAAAATTCTAAAGGATCTAGTTGAAGAGGTAAATTTTTATCAAGGAGGGGAAGGGTGA